The following are encoded together in the Streptomyces flavofungini genome:
- a CDS encoding MarR family winged helix-turn-helix transcriptional regulator, translated as MNSPDTDGLLAEQLLRLTRRLHRIQKRHLEPIGITPAQSRLLRTLAQYEQPPRMADLAERLEVVPRAVTSLVDGLEAADMVRRVPDPTNRRVIRIELTDGGLKALGRLRGARRAAAEDILAPLDAAQRKQLGGLLDALFDVPERHRC; from the coding sequence ATGAACTCCCCGGACACCGACGGCCTGCTGGCCGAGCAGCTGCTGCGGCTGACCCGTCGGCTGCACCGCATCCAGAAGCGCCATCTGGAGCCCATCGGCATCACGCCGGCGCAGTCCCGGCTCCTGCGCACCCTCGCGCAGTACGAACAGCCGCCCCGCATGGCCGACCTCGCCGAGCGCCTGGAAGTCGTGCCCCGCGCCGTGACCAGCCTGGTCGACGGCCTGGAGGCGGCCGACATGGTGCGCCGCGTCCCCGATCCCACCAACCGCCGGGTCATCCGCATCGAGCTGACCGACGGCGGGCTCAAGGCCCTCGGACGGCTCCGCGGCGCGCGCCGGGCCGCCGCGGAGGACATCCTGGCTCCGTTGGACGCCGCGCAGCGCAAGCAGCTGGGCGGTCTGCTCGACGCCCTGTTCGACGTGCCGGAGCGGCACCGCTGCTGA
- a CDS encoding FAD-binding and (Fe-S)-binding domain-containing protein: protein MPLLEPDPDALRPAPDGRAPSPDRVPDDRAGGTPEPLRADLASILGAEKVLTKVSDLVRYASDASPYRFVPQVVVVAEDVDDVSAVLSYAHGRGREVVFRAAGTSLNGQAQGEDILVDVRKHWVGIEVLGDGARARIGPGTTIARANATLARHGRVLGPDPASAIACTVGGVVANNASGMTAGTTRNSYRTVASLTFVLPSGTVVDTAEPDADDQLAHAEPALCAGLLDIKREIEADPELTARIRAKYEIKNTNGYRLDAFLDGTTPVEILRGLMVGSEGTFGFISEVVFDTLPLDRRVSTALLFFPSLPAAAAAVPRFNDAGALAVELMDGNTLRASVSVQGVPADWARLPKDTAALLVEFRAPDEARQEAYEEAAARVLAELPLVAPVASVTNGFTRDAKTIGGYWKARKAFVTAVGGSRPAGTTLITEDFAVPPSRLADACQSLLELQTRHGFDAAVAGHAAHGNLHFLLAFDAGRPADVERYAAFMDEFCRLTVERFDGSLKAEHATGRNIAPFLELEWGPKATELMWRTKRLIDPDGVLAPRVVLDRDPRAHLRGLKTIPKIELLADPCIECGFCEPTCPSEDLTTTPRQRIVLRREMLRQPSGSPVEDGLLTAYGYDAVDTCAGDSTCKLACPVGIDTGALMKDFRRTRHSPREERAAALAARNFKAVEVSARLAVAAADRIGARLGGGRGDRLLTAVTRSARRAVRPDLVPEWLPEIPGAAPARLPHTARVGAAAVYYPACVNRIFASPGEIPLARAVVAVSARAGKPVWIPDDVAGTCCATIWHSKGYEAGNRVMANRIVEAAWGWTAGGALPLVVDASSCTLGIAHEVVPYLTDDNRRLHRELTVLDSVVWAADDLLPRLTVHRTTPSAVLHPTCSMRHLGDEAQLAAVAEACADEVVVPDDAGCCAFAGDRGMLHKELTESATQREAAEVTSRHFDAHLSANRLCEVGMEHATGREYGSVLQELERATRPTDPDQPPFRTPGNPPKGSGAAHAG, encoded by the coding sequence ATGCCCCTGCTGGAGCCCGACCCCGACGCACTGCGCCCCGCCCCGGACGGCCGCGCGCCCTCCCCCGACCGGGTCCCTGACGACCGCGCGGGCGGCACCCCCGAACCGCTGCGTGCCGACCTCGCCTCGATCCTCGGCGCCGAGAAGGTCCTCACGAAGGTGTCGGACCTCGTCCGGTACGCGTCCGACGCGAGCCCCTACCGCTTCGTGCCGCAGGTCGTGGTCGTCGCCGAGGACGTCGACGACGTCTCCGCCGTCCTGTCCTACGCGCACGGCCGGGGCCGCGAGGTCGTCTTCCGCGCCGCCGGGACCTCCCTCAACGGCCAGGCGCAGGGCGAGGACATCCTCGTCGACGTACGCAAGCACTGGGTGGGCATCGAAGTCCTCGGGGACGGCGCACGCGCGCGGATCGGCCCCGGAACCACGATCGCGCGCGCCAACGCCACCCTCGCCCGGCACGGGCGGGTGCTCGGCCCCGACCCGGCCAGCGCGATCGCCTGCACCGTCGGCGGCGTCGTCGCGAACAACGCCTCCGGGATGACAGCGGGCACCACGCGCAACTCCTACCGCACGGTGGCGTCCCTGACGTTCGTGCTGCCCTCGGGCACGGTCGTCGACACCGCCGAGCCGGACGCCGACGACCAGCTCGCGCACGCGGAGCCCGCCCTGTGCGCGGGCCTCCTCGACATCAAGCGCGAGATCGAGGCGGACCCGGAGCTCACGGCCCGCATCCGCGCGAAGTACGAGATCAAGAACACGAACGGCTATCGCCTGGACGCGTTCCTCGACGGCACCACGCCCGTGGAGATCCTGCGCGGCCTGATGGTCGGCTCCGAGGGCACCTTCGGCTTCATCTCCGAAGTCGTCTTCGACACGCTGCCCCTGGACCGGCGCGTGTCGACCGCGCTGCTCTTCTTCCCGTCCCTGCCCGCCGCCGCTGCCGCCGTGCCGCGTTTCAACGACGCGGGCGCCCTGGCCGTGGAGCTCATGGACGGCAACACCCTGCGGGCGTCCGTCAGCGTCCAGGGCGTCCCGGCGGACTGGGCGCGGCTGCCGAAGGACACCGCCGCGCTCCTGGTGGAGTTCCGCGCGCCGGACGAGGCCCGCCAAGAAGCCTACGAGGAAGCGGCCGCGCGCGTCCTCGCCGAGCTCCCGCTCGTGGCGCCGGTGGCCTCCGTGACGAACGGCTTCACCCGTGACGCGAAGACCATCGGCGGCTACTGGAAGGCCCGCAAGGCGTTCGTGACGGCCGTCGGCGGCTCCCGTCCCGCGGGGACGACGCTGATCACCGAGGACTTCGCCGTGCCCCCTTCGCGCCTCGCGGACGCCTGCCAGAGCCTGCTGGAGCTCCAGACACGGCACGGCTTCGACGCGGCCGTCGCCGGGCACGCCGCCCACGGCAACCTGCACTTCCTGCTCGCCTTCGACGCGGGCAGGCCCGCCGACGTGGAGCGGTACGCCGCGTTCATGGACGAGTTCTGCCGCCTCACCGTCGAGCGGTTCGACGGCTCGCTCAAGGCCGAGCACGCCACGGGCCGCAACATCGCGCCGTTCCTGGAGCTCGAATGGGGCCCGAAGGCGACGGAGCTGATGTGGCGCACGAAGCGCCTCATCGACCCGGACGGCGTGCTCGCGCCCCGCGTCGTCCTCGACCGCGACCCTCGAGCCCACCTGCGCGGCCTCAAGACGATCCCGAAGATCGAGCTGCTCGCCGACCCGTGCATCGAGTGCGGCTTCTGCGAACCGACCTGCCCCAGCGAGGACCTGACGACCACGCCCCGCCAACGCATCGTGCTGCGCCGCGAGATGCTGCGCCAGCCGTCGGGCTCACCGGTCGAGGACGGCCTGCTCACGGCGTACGGATACGACGCCGTGGACACCTGCGCGGGCGACTCGACCTGCAAACTGGCCTGCCCGGTCGGCATCGACACGGGCGCCCTGATGAAGGACTTCCGGCGCACCCGGCACTCTCCGCGCGAGGAGCGGGCGGCAGCTCTCGCCGCGCGGAACTTCAAGGCGGTCGAAGTGTCCGCCCGGCTCGCGGTGGCCGCGGCCGACCGGATCGGCGCCCGCCTCGGCGGCGGCCGGGGCGACCGCCTCCTGACCGCCGTCACCCGGTCCGCCCGCAGAGCCGTCCGCCCCGACCTGGTCCCGGAGTGGCTGCCGGAGATCCCCGGGGCCGCGCCCGCCCGGCTCCCGCACACCGCGCGCGTGGGCGCGGCCGCCGTCTACTACCCCGCGTGCGTGAACCGCATCTTCGCGAGCCCCGGCGAGATCCCCCTCGCGCGGGCCGTCGTCGCCGTGTCGGCCCGCGCGGGCAAACCGGTGTGGATCCCCGACGACGTCGCCGGGACGTGCTGCGCCACGATCTGGCACTCCAAGGGGTACGAGGCGGGGAACCGCGTGATGGCCAACCGCATCGTGGAGGCGGCCTGGGGCTGGACAGCGGGCGGAGCGCTGCCGCTGGTCGTGGACGCCTCGTCCTGCACGCTCGGCATCGCGCACGAGGTCGTGCCGTATCTCACGGACGACAACCGCCGACTGCACAGGGAACTGACGGTCCTCGACTCCGTCGTGTGGGCCGCCGACGACCTCCTCCCCCGCCTGACCGTCCACCGCACCACGCCCTCCGCCGTCCTCCACCCCACCTGCTCGATGCGTCACTTGGGCGACGAGGCGCAGCTGGCCGCCGTCGCCGAGGCCTGCGCCGACGAGGTCGTGGTCCCGGACGACGCGGGCTGCTGCGCGTTCGCGGGCGACCGGGGCATGCTTCACAAGGAGCTCACCGAGTCGGCCACGCAGCGGGAGGCCGCAGAGGTGACGTCCCGTCACTTCGACGCCCATCTCTCGGCGAACCGCCTGTGCGAGGTGGGCATGGAGCACGCGACGGGCCGGGAGTACGGCTCGGTGCTGCAGGAGTTGGAGCGCGCCACGCGGCCCACCGATCCGGACCAGCCTCCCTTCCGCACACCGGGCAACCCCCCGAAGGGCTCCGGTGCGGCGCACGCCGGGTAG
- a CDS encoding Gfo/Idh/MocA family protein, with amino-acid sequence MHDENATPAPEESTEESSGGHSRRTVLRTAGIAGAGLGLGAFASGTAHAAAAAEAPAAASASAGQSPAAAPARKGKTMIGVPFERRSTVRVGIVGLGNRGGSMIDLFLALPGVRVVALCDPVKDKTAAAAKKVVAAGQPAPATYTHGDHAYEKLCERGDIDFVYVATPWELHFDMAKSAMLNGKHVGVECPIAMRLDELWALVDLSERTRRHCMQLENCCYGKNEMRVLRMAHAGKFGDLLHGAGAYNHDLRGLMFDPKYYEGPWRRRWHTRLRGDLYPNHGFGPVANYMDVNRGDRVTHISSFGTPSLGLAEYRKEHMPPGDPSWKETYIESDRTISLVQTAKGRVIRLEHDVSTPHPYSRINSLGGTRGVFEDYPERIYIEPDHTNDEWGDFGKYAAEFDHWLWKEHANPPGGHGGMDYIMIFRLMQCMRLGLLPDFDVYDAATWTAPVPLSHASIKAKGAPQAIPDFTRGLWKKARPGMDSEKPKES; translated from the coding sequence ATGCACGACGAGAACGCGACACCGGCACCCGAAGAGTCCACCGAAGAGTCCAGTGGCGGTCACTCCAGGCGCACGGTCCTCCGCACGGCCGGAATCGCCGGAGCAGGCCTGGGCCTTGGTGCCTTCGCGTCCGGCACCGCCCACGCGGCCGCGGCCGCCGAAGCCCCCGCGGCCGCCTCGGCGAGCGCGGGCCAGAGCCCCGCCGCGGCCCCTGCCCGCAAGGGCAAGACGATGATCGGCGTACCGTTCGAGCGCCGCTCCACGGTCCGCGTCGGCATCGTCGGCCTCGGCAACCGCGGCGGCAGCATGATCGACCTGTTCCTGGCCCTGCCGGGCGTCCGTGTGGTCGCCCTGTGCGACCCGGTCAAGGACAAGACGGCCGCGGCGGCCAAGAAGGTGGTGGCCGCGGGCCAGCCCGCCCCGGCGACGTACACCCATGGCGACCACGCCTACGAGAAGCTCTGCGAGCGCGGCGACATCGACTTCGTGTACGTCGCGACGCCCTGGGAGCTGCACTTCGACATGGCCAAGTCGGCGATGCTGAACGGCAAGCACGTCGGCGTGGAATGTCCCATCGCGATGCGCCTCGATGAACTGTGGGCGCTGGTCGATCTGTCCGAGCGCACCCGCAGACACTGCATGCAGTTGGAGAACTGCTGTTACGGCAAGAACGAGATGCGGGTCCTGCGGATGGCGCACGCGGGCAAGTTCGGCGACCTGCTGCACGGCGCGGGCGCGTACAACCACGACCTGCGCGGCCTGATGTTCGACCCCAAGTACTACGAGGGCCCGTGGCGCCGCCGGTGGCACACGCGGCTGCGCGGCGACCTCTACCCGAACCACGGCTTCGGCCCCGTCGCCAACTACATGGACGTCAACCGCGGCGACCGCGTCACGCACATATCCAGCTTCGGCACGCCCTCACTGGGCCTCGCCGAGTACCGCAAGGAGCACATGCCGCCCGGCGACCCGAGCTGGAAGGAGACGTACATCGAGAGCGATCGCACGATCAGCCTCGTGCAGACCGCCAAGGGCCGTGTGATCCGCCTTGAGCACGACGTCTCCACCCCCCACCCCTACAGCCGCATCAACAGCCTCGGCGGCACAAGGGGTGTCTTCGAGGACTACCCGGAGCGCATCTACATCGAGCCCGACCACACGAACGACGAGTGGGGCGACTTCGGCAAGTACGCCGCCGAGTTCGACCACTGGCTGTGGAAGGAACACGCCAATCCGCCCGGCGGGCACGGCGGCATGGACTACATCATGATCTTCCGTCTGATGCAGTGCATGCGGCTCGGGCTGCTTCCGGACTTCGACGTGTACGACGCGGCGACGTGGACGGCGCCGGTGCCGCTGAGCCACGCCTCGATCAAGGCGAAGGGCGCTCCGCAGGCGATCCCGGACTTCACCCGGGGGCTGTGGAAGAAGGCGCGCCCGGGGATGGACTCGGAGAAGCCCAAGGAGTCCTGA
- a CDS encoding L,D-transpeptidase family protein, producing MRIAALVRTAAAAAACSVLLTSCGGSGDGGDGGDEGAPRKAGRTDARTAEDLRRVPDVGDRLQGKIPKNSRQVVAVYGESRNSADATVVLYTKTDGGKSGKAKSGSGASGSTWKKTRSWPAHNGKRGWTPDHRENDKRSPVGVFTLSDAGGVLADPGARLPYTESAAFQAPRSWPKTHWHDFDHVIAIDYNRVKGTPPNDPTRPQGQHKGGSIWLHMDHGSGTSGCVSLSKSGMRYLLRTLDPKQHPVVVMGDKASLRR from the coding sequence ATGCGAATAGCTGCTCTGGTGCGAACGGCGGCCGCGGCGGCGGCCTGCTCCGTCCTGCTGACGTCCTGCGGTGGTTCGGGCGACGGCGGGGACGGTGGGGACGAGGGCGCGCCACGGAAGGCGGGGCGTACGGACGCCCGCACGGCCGAGGACCTGCGGCGCGTTCCGGACGTGGGTGACCGGCTCCAGGGGAAGATCCCGAAGAACTCCCGTCAGGTCGTGGCGGTGTACGGGGAGAGCAGGAACTCGGCGGACGCGACGGTCGTTCTCTACACGAAGACGGACGGCGGCAAGTCCGGCAAGGCGAAGTCCGGATCGGGCGCGTCCGGTTCCACCTGGAAGAAGACCCGCAGCTGGCCCGCGCACAACGGCAAGAGAGGCTGGACCCCCGACCACCGCGAGAACGACAAGCGCAGCCCGGTCGGCGTGTTCACGCTCAGCGACGCGGGCGGCGTCCTCGCCGACCCCGGCGCCCGCCTTCCGTACACGGAATCGGCCGCCTTCCAGGCCCCGCGCTCCTGGCCCAAGACCCACTGGCACGACTTCGACCACGTCATCGCCATCGACTACAACCGCGTCAAGGGCACCCCGCCCAACGACCCGACGCGTCCCCAGGGACAGCACAAGGGCGGCAGCATCTGGCTGCACATGGACCACGGCAGCGGCACGTCCGGATGCGTGAGCCTGTCGAAGTCCGGGATGCGGTATCTGCTGCGCACGCTGGATCCGAAGCAGCATCCGGTCGTCGTGATGGGGGACAAGGCGTCCTTGCGGCGCTGA
- a CDS encoding ABC transporter transmembrane domain-containing protein, with product MHIRDLPYADPGEPDTRSGPHFLLWLGRNQLGGQLKSLGWGLLHFLGIAALPYTVGLAVQAVVDRSGTRLALAGGVILLAGLAVAAGDTMLHRTAVTNWITAAARTQQLLARRTAVLGAALTRRVAAGEVVAVSTGDVEKIGWFVEALSRFAAAALTVVAVCVGLLVYQPSLGVVVAVGVPVLALAVLPLLPRATRRADVQREKAGHATELASDTVAGLRVLRGIGGEELFLERYRRASQEVRTAAVRSARMWAVISAIQVLLPGVLLVVLLWHGVHLAREGRITVGELVTVYSAVMLLTYPLRHFEEIAMAYSFSRPSAKRAARVLALERETEAKATSEDAVPSGDLHDPATGLLAPAGRLTAVVCGDPDAAGRLAERLGGHPAFAEAADLPSVRLGGVPLDDLALDAARTAVLVQDKDPVLLSGTLRALLDVPSSGAVSPKQALAAAQCDDVLDALVQGSVADDPMEARLTERGRSLSGGQRQRLALARSLVTDPEALVLDEPTSAVDSHTEARIADGLRDLRAGRTTVVLTSSPLILDRADRVVFLHDGEVAAVGEHRELIVGEPRYRAVVTRETDDEAEAVDSDGLTSPTTGTTATETTATRTTADVTVGAPIDIEEPA from the coding sequence ATGCACATTCGCGATCTTCCATATGCAGATCCGGGCGAACCCGATACCCGCTCCGGCCCTCACTTCCTGCTCTGGCTCGGCCGTAACCAGCTAGGCGGCCAGCTCAAGTCGCTCGGCTGGGGCCTGTTGCACTTCCTCGGCATCGCCGCGCTCCCGTACACCGTCGGGCTCGCGGTGCAGGCCGTCGTCGACCGCTCCGGCACCCGGCTCGCCCTCGCGGGCGGCGTGATCCTGCTCGCCGGGCTCGCCGTCGCGGCCGGGGACACCATGCTCCACCGCACGGCCGTCACCAACTGGATCACGGCGGCCGCCCGCACCCAGCAACTGCTCGCGCGCCGCACCGCGGTGCTCGGCGCCGCGCTGACCCGGCGCGTCGCTGCCGGTGAGGTCGTGGCCGTGTCCACCGGGGACGTCGAGAAGATCGGCTGGTTCGTGGAGGCGCTGTCGCGGTTCGCGGCGGCGGCGCTCACCGTGGTCGCGGTCTGCGTGGGCCTGCTCGTCTACCAGCCCTCGCTCGGCGTCGTCGTCGCCGTCGGCGTCCCGGTCCTCGCACTCGCCGTCCTGCCCCTGCTGCCCCGTGCGACGCGGCGCGCGGACGTCCAGCGGGAGAAGGCCGGGCACGCCACCGAGCTGGCCTCGGACACGGTCGCCGGACTGCGGGTGCTGCGCGGCATCGGCGGCGAGGAGCTGTTCCTTGAGCGCTACCGCCGTGCCTCGCAGGAAGTGCGGACGGCAGCGGTGCGCAGCGCGCGCATGTGGGCGGTGATCTCGGCGATCCAGGTCCTGCTGCCGGGAGTACTGCTCGTGGTGCTGCTCTGGCACGGCGTCCATCTCGCCCGCGAGGGCCGCATCACGGTGGGCGAACTGGTCACCGTGTACAGCGCGGTGATGCTGCTCACCTACCCGCTGCGGCACTTCGAGGAGATCGCGATGGCGTACTCCTTCTCCCGGCCGTCGGCGAAGCGGGCGGCGCGGGTGCTCGCGCTCGAGCGGGAGACGGAGGCGAAAGCCACGTCCGAAGACGCCGTGCCCTCCGGTGACCTGCACGACCCGGCCACCGGCCTCCTCGCCCCGGCCGGCCGCCTCACCGCCGTGGTCTGCGGCGACCCGGACGCGGCCGGGCGGCTCGCGGAACGGCTCGGCGGGCACCCGGCGTTCGCGGAGGCGGCCGACCTGCCGTCCGTGCGGCTCGGCGGCGTACCGCTGGACGACCTGGCTCTGGACGCCGCCCGCACCGCCGTCCTGGTCCAGGACAAGGACCCCGTCCTGCTGTCCGGGACGCTCCGCGCGCTCCTCGACGTACCGTCGTCGGGAGCCGTGAGCCCCAAGCAGGCACTCGCCGCCGCCCAGTGCGACGACGTGCTCGACGCCCTCGTCCAGGGCTCGGTCGCCGACGATCCGATGGAGGCCCGCCTCACCGAGCGCGGCCGCTCCCTGTCCGGCGGGCAGCGCCAGCGTCTCGCGCTCGCCCGGTCGCTGGTCACCGACCCGGAGGCCCTGGTCCTCGACGAGCCGACGTCCGCCGTCGACTCGCACACCGAGGCCCGGATCGCGGACGGCCTGCGCGACCTGCGCGCCGGCCGCACAACCGTCGTCCTCACCTCGTCGCCGCTGATCCTGGACCGCGCCGACCGTGTCGTGTTCCTGCACGACGGCGAGGTCGCCGCGGTCGGCGAGCACCGTGAACTGATCGTCGGTGAACCCCGCTACCGGGCCGTGGTGACCCGCGAGACGGACGACGAGGCGGAGGCGGTCGACAGCGACGGCCTCACGTCCCCCACCACCGGAACCACAGCTACCGAAACCACAGCCACCAGAACCACAGCCGACGTCACCGTCGGCGCCCCCATCGACATCGAGGAGCCCGCATGA